The stretch of DNA CTTTCTCCATTAATGATTACAGCCACCGTGTTCATAAACGTAAAATTTGATTTACAAGAACGTAGCGATACATTCCGCTCCACCGTCGAACAACGAAATAAGTCGTAAAGTCTATTTACGTGGAATAAAAATGCGAGGTGGCCGATCGCTATATCGCGAGAATATATAATCTCGATAACATCTAATCtaccattttctttcttaatatCGAATACAATGTATTGCGGAAACTCGGTGCTAATTTACATCCGCTACATTTCCAAGTCTTCTCCACGTGCGTTTCcctttttaaatgaaattccaTTGGACGATTCAAATTTCAAGCGCGATAGAAGAAACAAACGATTCGCTTCCTGCTAGAAATATGATTAGAGTTTTGGTATCATTGATATCCGAAGATCAGCGGAACCTGGATATGCGCGGATGTAAAGTTCGCAACTAGAATCGGGTTCGTGTTCGTCGAGCTACACTCGACTATTTAAAAGTTACCACTGGACAAGAGAGATATAGGcggaggagaagaagaaagaagaagaagaagaagtagaagaagaaggaagcaCGATGGCGATTGTCGAGTTAGCTGGACGTTTTATTTGCCGAAGCAGGAGACCGCGTTGAAAGCGCACTGTTTCCAGTAGCTGCGTTTACGCTGGAGATCCCCGATGTCCAACTGATTCCGAAGCCGTTTCACGATTTGCTTCGTAAACAGGTAATTGATCAGAGCAGTCTCGATGCTTCCATCGTCGTCCACCAGCTGAAACACACGCTTTCGCCAGGTCTCGAAAAATCATACTCTTTATTCGAGTACATCGCGAACAGATCGAAGATTTATCGTCGATGTTGATACAAATTTCACGATTTTTCCGCCATACGAAAGAGACATTGAATTTTCGTTAAACGGAAGTTTATGATAGTCTTGCTGCTATGAATTTTTGCGGATATCGCGGTTAATGCGATATGTACACGTGAAATTTTTTTCCGACTATCTCGAGCAAACAGAGACGTcgaaaagtttgaaaaatagCTTTATTACATGTATCGTACGCTAAATCTTCGTGTTCACTCTGCGTTCACGCTGCTCGGGATTAGGCGTACACGTGCATATTTTCCTGaatgcaaaaaaaaagaaaaaaaaagaaaaaaaagggagaaaggaaaaggaaagcACTCGATCACGTAACTAGCAATCTCGAAGGAAAAATGCTTCGTGTTATTGGAACGTTGTTGGACGCGTTAAACGTCGTTATTTCTAATATCTGACTTTCGCAGCATCGACTTTTTCAGAAAGACCAAAGCTACGTTTCGATGAACATCGATTATATGGGTCGTGCGAGcgaaacgaaacaaatttcATTGGCCGTAATGGCGTGCATCGGAAGTCAAAAAAAAGAGGGAGAGCATCCTACCCCTGTGACGTCGTATTGACCCCGATATATTTCGCGATCTTTCGCGTTACCATCGGAAAAGCAACGTTAATggataataatgctatgaaaGCTAACGCGGTTTTATTTACGTTCAAAAGAATTTCGTGGCGTTAGAGAACATGGGgaaatcgtttaaaaaatacacGTGGATAACGGTATGGCTTCGCTGAAcactattttttttctctctcgtgcggctctttttttcctttttttagtTGGGAAAATGTGCGCGAAATCAACGGAGCGTAAAGTCGTTGAAGCAGGATAACGCATGTATCCGATTCAGGATAGGCGGGATGCAAGTAAAACGCGATGGTTGTAGTCTGAATACGTAAgtaaataaagatatttaaaaagaatcgAGAGAGATAGCGTGGTAAGCGCGAATAGAGCGACAGAGAGGAGTTTAATAATCCGATGCCAAAGCGTTTCTCGTTTAAACGTTTGTGCGCGCTTCGAAAGATGAAATAGCAATTTGCAGGAGcgaatgattaaaaattaacgaacaaatggaaagaaagaagaacgcGTCTATCGCGGCAGGAGAGCGTTTAACTCGACGTTTATAAAGTTGTTGAATCAGCGTTCGCGACGGACGACCGGACGCTAAGTGAAATCGGATTGCCGTTACTGAGCTATCGATTATCGGATCAGCCGCAAATTTATCAGCCTTCCTTCGAACGAACCACCGTTCTTTATCGGTGCTTCTCTCCGTGACGGAGCTCGAAAAGTCGTGGCGGTCCGGCTTTGCACGAGCCGTTTGCGAGATTAGTCGTCGCGGGCGGAGACCGATTTTTAATATCCTGCGATTCCTTTGTAAGAACAGTTGGGCGAGACGTACGTCGACGGTCCGTCGGAAAAGATTCGCAAAGAGCTCCGTGTCGATTTCCAGCGACGAATATACGCGGCTCGTGAAACTCGTCTTCCTTTGGAAAAAATCCATCGAAGAAACGTATTAGGCGAGATACCGTCGTTCGAGCCTGAGCGAACTCCGACTGCGAGAAACGACATGGGAAGGGAATCGAAGAACGAGTGACTGTATTGTTCGAGTTCTTTTTGCACGGGATGGTCTCCTTTCGAGAAAAGTAAGGAATAAATTCCTATCGATGGAAGATGCCGTTATTTCGCGCGATATCTGCTCATCTCCGATGTTCATTTCCCCGTAACATACGTATGCTAATGTCGAGTTACGGGAAATTCCTCGTGCGATATAACTGCTTAAACGAATGAACCTGTTGTTGAACGAGGCATGGTGCGCGGTACGCGGTAGCTTATTTGCAATTCAAACGTGTAGATAAGAGTTACGCAACAGGACTTTGTGCGAGCGTCGCGTTTGTACTTTATACGATGGTCGTGGAAAGCCTGGATAAGGTAGCACGAATGAAACATCTTCGCGTAGTATTTTGATTTAATACCGATGTAATGCTTCGAAGATCTTCGCGTTTTCCGTTGTACATCCTACGTTCGAGATGAACATCAGCATCGCTGAATCCCGTAATGCTGCAAACTAAACCCTCGCGCGACGTATCCACGTCACTGTCGTTGTGATTTGTAACGGACGAACAAACGCTCGGTCCCCTAATCGAGTTTAAGAGTAATGTGTATAATTTCTAGGACAAGTTTCCTGGAACAACATGGCAAACTGCTGCACGTTTATAGGACGAGAGAAAAGAGCAAGGTCCCGATACATCGACAAACGTAATTTCGTTTCGCTTGGCAATTAGCTTTGTAATCCGTTGCAAAGGACATACGgttcttttttcgtttctccGCACGCTTCTATCCTAACGATCCTCTTGTACTTGCAGCGGAGgagaaatttaatttgtcGCTTTGAAATAGTAGCCAGTAGTAAGGGCATATTGAAATCTTAAGCTGCAGTCGTTCGTTTGGAAACGTTTAACAAAAGTCGCGTTTAACAGcgcgaatatttcttttctccGTCGACGGAGATTAGTTTTCTCCAGGGAATCGACGTTCTTTAACTCGTGCGAATCGTACTTGTAGTTTATCTAAGCCCGTTCAAATCTTGAAACTCGACCGATGGTTCGATCGAATTTAATCCGAGTATCTATAAACGTCCGATCGTTTAGCTGTCATCGCGACGGACAAGGATGTACGTTGTGAAAGGTGCAATTGGTATTATTAAACCGTAAATTCGATCGAGCCACGTCGAAATTGTAAGACGGGATTACGAGACGCCGCACAAGTTTGTAACATTTACGCCAGTTACGGAGATCGAGAATTCTTCCGTGTATAGTAAATACGCAGATATCTGGAAAGAAATTGCCGAGCGAATAACGAGCCTATCACGAATAATCGTTTGTCTCGTATCGTTTTCTAAAAATGGAAGATATTTTCCGTACACCGACAACGCggagtaataataattacgcGTAATATACGCACgcgatatattatttttttataaggAACAACCGCTTCATGCCCACTTTTACGTTCTTATTCGGCTACTGTACACAGACTGTTACCGAACTGGCGATAGAAACCGAAAGAAGATTATCGTGAGTGGAaaaaacaagtcgaaaatatggaataaaattcGTTCAAACGGCACTTCGTTTTTCAAGAAATCCAGTTTCAAGATTTGTCAAATGTACTTAAATTTGGCTAACAGACTAGATACGAGTAGACAACGAGCAGAAGGTTATTCTACATGCGAGAAGGagtgaaatatataaaatgaaatatcgaagaaaataaattttgatcgTTAAACACATTAGAAAGTCAAATTTACTTTTCTCGAgaaggaaatgaaaaaatgttatccTACGTCCTTCGATTCTTTTCACACGTGGAACAATCTTCTGTCACTTATTTACTCCTGTTCAGCCAGGTTTTAGCCAGGTTCGAGCATACTTGACAAATTTAcgaactcgattttctcgataACGAAGCCCCCTAGGAAAAACGTCGCTCCACGTTTCCCATTTATTTTCTCGCGTAGATTCTCCTCCTCGTCGTATGTACCAGCAGTTCGGGAACATCTTGTATATGAGTTATAATCTCGCCTAATATGTAGCTATTTCTTGTTGTTGGAATTCCGGACGACGACGTGCCTTGAAACTATGCGACTGTGCCGTGGTAAGCGGCTTTGTCTTTGACCATCCTGAGGACGCGCACGATTAAACCGTATCTGTGGAGTATCAGAGATAGCGTTAATTGCGCACTTAACGTCGTTTGTGTTCGAACCTGCGTGGTAACATTAACCGGTGGAAATTCCGAATTAATAGAATCCGGAATTAAAATTGCCATTACAGCCACGTCACGGTACAATCACGTTCTTCGATACACGCGCCTATATATAATCCGTCGCTTTGGGATCGAAGGAAACGGGGAAAATCGAAACGATTGGAAAAAGTTGAGCGCGAGGAACTATCGCGAAGAAACTAAGTAGTTTCACAGCTAACAAACGCATCTCTGTCATGGCAAGACGCGACCGACTCGACAGTTTGCACAGCCTTGGAAACGAAACTAACGCGACATTTCGCGAAAcggttataaataaattgaatttgtcAAGCAGTCGCTTACACGCTGGAATAGGGACCGAGCAACAGGTTTCTCGCTTCCTTTTCAACCACTAGCGTTTTCCACCTATTCTGCCCTACCCATGTTTCTCGTCCGATTATCCTTTTCATTTCGGATGGCTCGACGTTGCCGTTCTTATATTCACCAACTCGCTCACGCTCGATAAAAGTTACGTCAGCAGATCTGAGTCGCGAAATTGCATTATGTTTCATTGAAATCCGGGTTACAGTAGCTCACGGATGTATTCCAACACTTTTAGAAACCTTTTATCCATTAGAAAGCATTTTCAAATCTCACTAGTAACGTAACGAGACGCGGCTATCGCGATTGTATCGGTGGAATTTGAGATATTTAGTGGaagtatttaattaattaaggtAATCGTGCAGTCaattattcgttatattaATAACCTACGATATTTagtattacgatattacgtAGAAGCTACGatatactaattttttttataactaACGATAAGCGTATGTTTTGCAGCAAATGTCTTGTAGCTTGCATATGTATTTTCGAATTGGTACTCAAATACTACTATGAACACTAATGTTTCGTTATAGCGACAGCAAAGGTTCGAAAGCTTTCGTACTATTTCGAATATATTCGGCGAAGATTTTTCCGGTGCGAATTCGAATATTTCCGTGAACCACTGCAACTACTCGCAGATTTCAAATTAGAAGTAATCGACTTTGATCTGAATTTGGTCGGATTGTGAAACCGGAAACTTAGCTCGAAGTAAACTAGGATAAAGGTTTCGAAGAGTAACGCGTTTTAGTCTCCGACATCGTTCGGAAATTGTGGAAATTTCATTATCGATCGTTGAGTGAACCTTTCGTTGGTCAAGGATAGGACCGATTATTAACATTCTCTTGGAGCCCCCTGGAAATATCGAATATATCGAATACGTGGAGGGTAACACTTGGCATAATAAGAGGAGTCCTTCGTATTGAAAAAAGGACGGTTTGCTGTCACTGTCGCTATCCGTGTGCCTGGTGTGCGAAACGAGTATGCGACAGAACGGTATTCATTTGTATTGACGCGCGTGACTGTAATATAAATCGTTGCCTCTTTACCAAGCTACATCTTCTCTCTTTTGTACGATCTCCCCATGAGGAAATTGTTTGCTCGGTGTAAAATTCTCATTTCCTATTTatgataattatttacaaaacgGACGACCTCGGTGCTTTCAACGAGCTTGAAACATGTTATCAGAATCAACATTTTGTACGATCTTTCTCTATACACGTTACCATCGTTCGCTCGGATGTAATAATCAAGCGCAAGATATTCGCAAAAAGTTTCCGATCAATTTACGGTACCGTTACGCTTCGTTCTGGAATATAGCACAGCCTAACGCATTTTCGACAATCGTTTCCAACTCGATTCGGAAAGAAAAATCAATGGATTAGGTTTGGGTCAGATAATGAATTAGTATTCCGCCGTTGTGAAGCGGCCAATAAAGCTACTAGGAAATAAGTTCAGGTattgaataataaaacagataaaattcatatattaagttttatattgtattattattattcgaagCTGGAAACGCTTTTAGTCATGATATTGAAAAAAGTGACTGTTCGATGATCAAAATTATACGGTCGACGAAACAGAAACTTTTGCGAATATCTCGGAAACTAAAGCCGAGCGACGGTAACACGTAGAGGAAGAGATTGTCCACGATATTGACTTTGATAACATATTTgctttgtaaataattatcctaattatttatttatttattatcaggGACAAATAGGCTAACCACGATATCGCGATGTGAAAGTTGCGTGTACCGATTACTCGATCGCATTTGTCTGATTAATCgacgaagaaattaatttggAAGCGGAGAGAAGCCGCTGTTAAATGATACAGTGAAATAGTTTCAAAGTGCGGTTAACCGATCGAAGTGCGTCATTCGTCGACCGCAAATAACGTCGCGTTCATGGCAAAATCgtgagaaaaaaagaaggaaagggaGGAGAAGAAATGGAAGAGTACGGTGGTGCGACTTGAAAGGAATATAAAAAGCTGAAAGCGAACGCGCAAAACCGATTGACACGTCGTACGTGCAAATTTAAGTCTTCGGATAGGACTTTTTTGTTCTGTTCCATATTTTTTGTACGGCATCGAAACGAGTTCCAGGGGAGCGTTGCCGTCCTTCTCGCGGATAAAATCGAGGACAACGCAAGGTGAGAGGGTAACGAGGCACATTTGTCATCGCTCGAGTGTCGCAGCGAGTACGGACGCGGTATTCTCTCGTCTAGCGTGAGGTTGCAGCTTGTTATAAacgatattttctttcatttatgCATCTCTATTTTAAAAACAAGTTTACGTGATTAGTTAGCAAGCTAACAAGCAAGACCGATCGCGATCACCGATAAAAACATCAATTATACCGGGCGTGcatcattttttcttttcgtagGGGGCGGATTTTGTTACTTACGTCTACCTCGTTTAAAAGTCTCTCCTTGTCAGCGGCTGGAAGGGCTATCGACAAGTCGATCAACACCATCAGGACCATGGCCAGAAATATGACAGTTCGTAGCGACGGCATGATATATCTCTGTCCTGCAACAAAAACCTGGTTAATCCGGCTAATTGAAAGGACTATAGTTGTTGCAAGTATTAAATCAAACGCTTCTAACGATCGACTCGTTAACGACTATTTTCTCCAACACGTAGCCAAAGTTAACGCCGATCTTGATTGACCTTTCGAACAGTTTAAACAGATATCGTTTGAAGATCGATAATAAAGCTACGATATCGGACGGAAGAAAATTTCCAAGCTATACGAAGAAAGTACAAATGTCGTTTGTCGATGCACGTTGTGGAAGAAAAGCTCTATGGCGCTTTACTCTATGAAAATCATATGTTTATCGCGAATCGAAGAATCTGGCGATGACGCGAACCTATTTCTGTTAATAAGAAGCAACGATGCATACGCCGTCGAACTTTTCTCGATACGTATGACGATAGCGTGCAAGTAACGAGCGTTCGTATCACCCCATAGGAAGCTCTAGAAGTATCTAACGACGGCTTCGTATGTTGATTACGTTTCAGAAAATCGAACGATTGCATCTTCGACAACGTCGAAGGGTCAAAGGCTCGTCGATACGCCAGGTGATTTAAAATCCCGATCAAAGACAGTGTTCGACTGCCGTGGAAGCgccttttataaaattaaaatcaacGTCTGGTCTATTTTCGCAACGTTCCCAACGACCGATCGGTGAAgaatatacacacatacatatgtataataattctaaattaattCCTTTTTCTGAATGCGAGCAACGCGATTTTTCTCCAAAGTAGAATTTTATACCGTGAAAATGGAGAACGCGTTTTTCCACAGCCTTATCTGttagaaaatgtttctacCAACGTGGAGCGGCGGTAGCTCTGTCAAGGACGATCATCCATCTTACGTGCGTAAGAAGAAGAACATCTTCTATTTCGTAGTAATTTATTTAGGGGAAACAAGCAAGATAAAGACGGTGGAGTTTATATGGCAGCGAGTTTTGATTGGTAAAACGAATGAGATCGATCGTTGATGGAATATTTTACTCGGTGTCAAAATAGGTTGGTCAGAAAACCACTGTCAGttggttttatttatttgggCCTGACAAGGGAGACGCTTTCGTCGGTACAGCCGACAGTTCGATTCTGCTTGATGAGCACCGACAGCCGCTCTAACTGTCGTTGACAGAACGATAACTCAACGGAGGAAATATCGAGAGTGATACGGTGCCTCCGTTTAAAAATACTCGCGCTGCTGAGTGAAGTATCGTGATGCGATTTGCgcgattaattaaatatcgaaatacCGATCGGAATGTCTAGAGATACACAGGATGCCCTATTTTCATCTGTAAGTACAATTCGGGGAAGAAGTAGCTTAATGTATATAAAGGTCAGCGTTATTCTTTAAATAGAATCATAGAATTTTGAATGCATCAAACGATCCATTTCAGTATTCTCTGTAAAAAAGTAAATCTATCTATGTCGAAAAACTATTAGTCTAGCAGGTATACCgtatcttattttataaagCTTTTATGAAACGTGTCTACGAAAAAGAAGGG from Bombus huntii isolate Logan2020A chromosome 3, iyBomHunt1.1, whole genome shotgun sequence encodes:
- the LOC126864331 gene encoding prohormone-1, producing MPSLRTVIFLAMVLMVLIDLSIALPAADKERLLNEVDLVDDDGSIETALINYLFTKQIVKRLRNQLDIGDLQRKRSYWKQCAFNAVSCFGK